CGCACCTGAACTCCCTGCCGCAAGGCCAGCCCGAACGCGCCCAGCGCGTGCTCGACATGGTGGAGACCATGGACGCGGCGGACTTCGGCGGCTGCACGAACACCGGCGAATGCGTCGCTTCGTGCCCCAAGGGGATTCCGCTCGCCAGCATCGCGAACCTCAACCGCGAGTTCATGAAGGCCAGCCGCTCGCGGCGGTAGCCGCGCGCGCTGTCTCCCGCCCGGAACCGGTCCGGCGGGAGACAGCAGGCGCGCGGGCGGGTCAGGACTTCTTGCCCCGCCTGGTGTCGTCGTCGATGTCGATCTGCTCCTTGCGGACCTTGCCCTGGACGGTCTGCTCCTCGGTCACCTGCTCGGTGCCGAGACGCACCCGCTCCACCGGCACGGTCTCCTTCTGCACCACGGGCTTCTCGGCGTGCAGCACGACGTCCTGTTCCGCCTCGCCGATCTCGGCCCTGCCGGCCGCCTTGGCGTCGGTGATCGGCTCGCGCTCGACGCGCACCTCCTCGTGCGTGACGGGGACGGTCACCTGCTGGTCCTCGGTCACCACGTACTTGCGCAGCCGGACGTGGCCGGTTTCGACCTGTTCGGTGCCGACCCGCAGGCGCTCCTCGGAACGCACCACGTCGCCCGTGCCGGACGCGTCGTGGCGTCCGCCCTTCGCCGCGGCTGTCTCCTGGCCGGCCGGACGGCCCCGGCCTTCGGTGCCGCCCATCGCGGCCTCGCGGCCCCGGCCCGCGGCTCCGCCGGCCATGCCGCCCGCTGCCGCGTCACGCCCGCGGTTCTGGGTGGTCGGGCTGTCCCCGGACCGCGGAGTCGGCAGGCCGTAGTACTTGTACAGCTCGACGCTCTCCTTCTCGGAAAGGTGGCCTTCGGCGTCGATCCGCGGCGCGTCGGACACCTGGTCCTTCGCGACCTGGACGTGCAGGCCGTCCTTCTCCAAGCCGGCACCGGAGAGCGGCACGAAGCTCTCCTTCTGGCCGAACAGGCCGGTTTTCACCGTCACCCACTCCGGCCTCCTCGTGTCGTCGGCCAGATAAACCGTGCCCACCTTGCCGATCTTGCTGCCGGAATTGTCCATCACGGTGCTGTCGACGAGATCCTGCGGCTGGATTGCGCGTACCATGGATCCACTCCATTTCCCCGAATCGGAATTTGCGCTTCCGTCCCCACTGTCCGGCCGGGCAAAGGGCAGAGCAAGCGCCGCACCCCTCAAGCGAGCGACCCCGTTTCGTGCCAGTTTGCGGGCCGGAAACAGCGGGTATCTCCGTCGTGAGCGGTCCGTTCGGAGACGCCCGGCGGAATGGGCGAAAATTGTTCGTCTGCCGGGTCAAGAAAGGCTGCGCGCGTATTCGTCAGGCACCGCGACGAGCCCCCGCCGAAAACCCGGATGCCTCCGTGCGGTCCGGTCGGCTAGGCTCGGGCCCATGGGTGCCACTTTCGCCGCGTACGCCTTGATTCGCCTGCGCAACGCCTGAGCGCCGGACGCACACCGCTCCGCCGCGCTCTCCCCCGTTGCCCGTCCGGGCTGCCTGTCCTGGCGCTCGGGTCGCTTCCTCATGCGCGGAGTACGCACCCTCATGTCTGCCCAGTCCTTCGGCGGACGGCACGAGCTCGGCCAGAACTTCCTGGCCGACCCCGCCGTCATCGCCGCTGTCTGCACCGCCGCCGCCCGCACGACCGGTCCCCTCGTGGAACTGGCCGCGGGCGACGGCGCGCTGACCGTCCCGCTCAGCCGCACCGGCCGTCCGCTCACCGCGGTCGAGCTCGATCCCCGCCGCGCCCGCCGCCTCGCGCAGCGGACCGGCGGCCACGTCCAGGTCGTCCGTGGCGACCTGCTCCGGCACCGGCTGCCCGACGTTCCGCACACCGTCGTCGGCAACCTGCCGTTCCACCTCACCACTGCGACCTTGCGCCGGTTGTTCCGGCAGCCGCACTGGGAACTGGCGGTGCTGCTGGTGCAATGGGAGGTCGCGCGACGCCGCGCCGGGATCGGCGGCGCCTCGCAGATGACCGCCGCCTGGTGGCCGTGGTTCGAGTTCGCCGTCCCCGCGCGGGTCCCGGCGCACGCGTTCCGGCCCCGCCCGGCCGTGGACGGCGGGATCCTCGTGATCTCCCGCCGCCCGGTGCCGCTCGTCGAAGACCGGGCGGAGTACCAGGAGTTCGTCCGCGAGGTGTTCACCGGCCGCGGCCGCGGGCTGGGCGGGATCCTTCCCCGAACCGGCCGTCTCAGCACCCGTGCGGCGCGGACGTGGCTTGCCCGGCAAAGACTGTCGCCGCAAGCACTTCCCCGCGAGCTGACCGCCGAGCAGTGGGCGTCGCTGTGGGAGCTGGTGCGGTGACCCTGCATCGGTTCGCCCTATGCAAGGCAGCGAAAAGCTCTGCTTTCCCGCGACCCGCGCGCTGGCGATAGTGAACGGAAGCGACGAAAGGCGGTTCCGAGGATGAACCACGGCGACTGGGTGCACGAGGCCGCGCAAGTGCGGCCCCGCACCGCGGCCTTTGTGGACGGTGACTGGCTCGAAGCCAAGTCCGGCAAGACTTTCGCCGACGTCAACCCGGCCACCGGGCACCCAGTCGCGCATGTGGCCGAATGCGGCCCGGACGAGATCGACGCCGCGGTCGCCGCCGCCCGACAGGCGTTCGAGGACGGCCGTTGGTCCCGGCTCGCCGCGGCAGAGCGCAAGAAACGCCTGCTGAACCTGGCCGATCTCATCAGCGCGCACGGACGGGAACTGGCGCTCTGCGACACCCTCGACGTCGGCCGGCCGATCTCCGACACGTTCGGCCAGGACGTGCCCGCGACAGCCGAATGTTTCGCCTGGTACGCCGAAGCGCTCGACAAACGCTACGACGAGGTCGCGCCCACCCCTCCGGGCAATTTCGCCGCGATCCGGCGAGTGCCGCTCGGGGTGGTGGGCGCGGTCGTGCCGTGGAACTTCCCGCTCGACGTCGCCGCATGGAAACTCGCCCCGGCACTTGCGGCGGGCAACAGCGTGGTCCTCAAACCCGCCGAACAGTCGCCGTTGTCCGCGCTGCGGCTGGCTGAGCTGGCGGCGGAGGCGGGGATCCCGGACGGGGTGCTCAACGTCGTGCCGGGCTTCGGCGAGACCGCGGGACAGGCGCTGGGACGGCATCCGGACGTCGACGTCCTCGCCTTCACCGGGTCGACGCCGGTGGGCGGGCTGTTCCTGCGCTACGCCGGGGAGTCGAACCTCAAGCAGGTCTGGCTCGAATGCGGCGGCAAGAGCCCGGTCGCGGTGTTCGCCGACGCGGACCTCGACGCCGCGGCGGACCTGGTCGCGTTCGGGTTCTGCGCGAACTCCGGCCAGGTCTGTTCGGCGACCACCCGCCTGCTGGTCCAGGCTCCGGTGGCGGACGAGTTCCTCGCCCGGCTTCGGGACAAGGTCGCCGCGTGGGTGCCCGGGGATCCGCTGGACCCGGCGACGAAACTGGGTCCGATGATCGACGAGGACGCGGCGGCGCGGGTGCTCGCTGCCGTCGAGGCCAGCAGCGGAACCGTCGTCGCGGGCGGCACCAGGCGCGGCGCGTTCCTGGACCCGACCGTCGTGACCGGCCTGGCCGCCGACGACCCGCTGGTCGCCGAGGAGCTGTTCGGGCCGGTGCTCGCGACGCAGGTCTTCGAGACCGAGGCCGAGGCGATCCGGCTGGCGAACGACACCCCGTACGGCCTCGCCGCGTCGATCTGGACCCGCGATCTCGCCCGCGCCCATCGCGTCTCGGACGGAATCCACGCCGGGACGGTCTCGGTGAACACAGTGGACGCGCTCAGCACCGCGACCCCGTTCGGCGGCTTCAAGCAGTCCGGCTTCGGCCGCGACCTGTCCCTGCATTCGTTCGACAAGTACACCGGCCTCAAGACCGTCTGGACGGCCTACGCCTGACCGAGATCGCGTCCAGTCTCCGCGGCCAGGTACCCGAGCAGCAGTTCGCGCGTCCTGGCCGCGGACAGGCTGGTGTTGTGCCCGGCGAGATGCAGGCCGTACGCGTCTTCCAGCGCCACCGCGTTCGCCGCGATGTCCGCCGCGGGCGACCGCAGCTGGAACTCCCCGGTGTCCTGGCCGTGCGCGAGCGCGGCAGAGTAGAGCGACACCTCGCGGTCCCACAACGCCGTCATCAGCACCGCGTGCGCCGGATTGCGCGCCGCGTGGACGTGCATTTCGTACAGCACCCGGCTCAGCGCATCGCCTTCCGCGGCCGGGAGCCCCGCGTCGACCAGCCGCACGAGCCGCCGGACCGGGTCGTCCTCCGCTTCCGCCGCCCGCGCTCGCGCCCAGTAGAACCGGTCGACCGCGTCCCGATGCAGCTCGAACAGCAGGTCGTCCAGGTCCGGGTAGTAATAGCTGACCGAACCGGCCGACAGCCCGGCCTCCTCGGCGACGTCGCGCACGCGGAGACCGGCCAGCCCCCGCTTCCGGATCGCGCGGGCGGCCGCCGCCACCAGCTCGTCGCGCCGCTTCGCCTGGTCCTTGGGTCGTGCCACGTCCAGGATTATTGATGACGTGCATCGAAAAACCCAGTACCGGTTCCGGAGAACCGACCCCGTAAGGGCCTTGCCTCCGGCCCCGGCGGCGCGCATTCTTTGCGCTAGACCGCAAAGAATGAGGAGACGCGCATGGCCCACCCCCTCTCGCGCCTGACCGAAGACGAGGTCGCCCGCAACCGCGCGCTGCTGGCCGACGCCGGGATCGCGACCGAGAGCACCCGGTTCGCGCTCGTGTCGCTGCTCGAACCCGCGAAGGCCGCCGTGCTCGCCTGGCAGCCGGGCGACCCGGTGGACCGTCGCGTGCGCTCGCTGCTGCTCGACCGGCGGAGCGGCGCGGTGCGTGCGGTGGTCGTCTCGTTGACCAGCGGAGAGGTCGTGGCGGACCGGGCGGTGGACGTCGTGGCCGAAGGACAGCCGCCGATCCTGCACGAGGAGTTCGACCTGGTCGAGGACATCCTCTGGAAGGACGAGGCGTGGAACGCGGCGATGCGCCGACGCGGCGTCGACGAGCCGCGGTCGGTCCGGATCTCCGCGCTCAGCGCCGGATGTTTCGACATTCCCGGCGAGGCCGGGCTGCGGCTCGTGCGCTGTCTGGCCTTCCTGCAGCTCAACAAGGACGACAACCTGTGGGCGCACCCGATCGACGGCGTCGTGGCCTATGTCGATCTGATCGCCGGGCGCGTGCACGACCTCGTCGACGACGGTCCGGCCGACATCCCGCGCACCCCGTACGACTACCACCTCGACGGCCCGGTCCGCGACACGCAGAAGCCGATCGTCATCACCCAGCCCGAGGGGCCGAGCTTCACCGTCGAGGACGACGTCGTCACGTGGGAGAAGTGGCAGTTCCGGATCGGATTCAACGCGGTCGAAGGCCTGACCCTGCACCAAATCGGCTTCCAAGACGGCGAACGGCTGCGTCCGGTCGTCTACCGCGCCTCGGTCGCCGAGATGGTCGTGCCCTACGGCGATCCGAGCCCGGTCCGGTTCTGGCAGAACTACTTCGACGCGGGCGAGTACTCGCTCGGCAAGGAAGCCAACTCGCTGACGCTGGGCTGCGACTGCCTCGGCGAGATCCGCTATTTCGACGCCGTCCTGCACGACGACGACGGCCAGCCGCACACCATCGCGAACGCGATCTGCCTGCACGAGGAAGACGCCGGCGTGCTGTGGAAACACACTGACCACTACAACGGCAGTGTTTCCACCCGTCGGCAGCGCCGGCTGGTCATCTCGTTCTTCGTGACGGTCGGCAATTACGATTACGGCTTCTACTGGTACCTCTACCTCGACGGCACGATCGAACTCGAGTGCAAGGCCACCGGCATCGTCTTCACCTCCGCCTTCCCTGCCGGCACCGAGTACCCCTGGGCCACCGAAATCGCGCCCGGCATCGGCGCGCCGTTCCATCAGCACCTGTTCTCCGCGCGGCTGGACATGATGGTCGACGGCCTCGCCAACGCCGTCGACGAGATCGACGTGCAGCGCGTCCCGATCGGCCCGGACAACCCGTACGGCAATGCCTTCACCCGCAAGATCACCAGGCTGGCGAAGGAAGCCGAGGCCGCCCGGCTCGCCGACGGCAACCTCGGCCGAACCTGGCGGATCAGCAATCCCGAGTCCCGCAACGCCCTCGGCCAGCCGGTCGGCTACACACTGCATCCGGAGGGACTGCCGCCGCTGCTCGCCGACGACGCGTCCTCCATCGCCCGCCGCGCCGCCTTCACCCGCAAGCACCTGTGGGTCACCGCGTACGCGGAGGACGAACGCTTCCCGGCCGGCGAGTACGTCAACCAGAACAACGGGACAACCGGCATCGACACCTGGATCCAGGCCGACCGCGACCTCGACGGCGCCGACCTCGTCGTGTGGCACACCTTCGGCCTGACCCACTATCCGCGCACCGAGGACTGGCCGATCATGCCGGTCGACCACACCGGCTTCACGCTCAAGCCGAGCGGATTCTTCGACGCCAATCCCGCGCTGGACACGCCCGCGCCGAAACCGCAGCATCCCGATTGCTGCCACTGAGGCAGGATGTCCGCATGAGCGAGCCTTCCTTCACCCTCGTGCAGCTGCGCTACTTCGAGGCGGCCGCGCGGCACCTGAGCATGACGGCCGCGTCGAAGGAGCTGATGGTGTCGCAGTCGGCCGTTTCGACGGCGATCGCGCAGCTGGAGAAGGAAATGGGCGTGCAGTTCCTGCTGCGCCACCACGCCCGCGGGCTCAGCCTGACCACGGCAGGCGAGGAGTTCTACAAGCGCGTGCTGGACTTCCTGGCGCACGGCGCGGAGCTGGTCGAAACGGCCCGGCAATCCGGCACCGACCTGGTCGGCACGCTCACCGTCGGCTGTTTCACCACGCTCGCGCCGTTTCGCCTGCCGAGCCTGCTGGCCGAGTTCGAAGCCCGGCATCCGCGCGTTCACGTGTCCCTGCGCGAGGGAGAGCACAAGGCGCTCAAGAGTGCGTTGCGGGCCGGGGAAACCGAGCTGGCGATGCTGTACGGCTACGACCTCGACGACGACATCGACCGCGAGGTGGTCGGCACCGCCGCACCGTATGCCCTCGTGTCCGAGGACCACCGGCTCGCGCGGCGGAAAAGCCGCAAGGTGTCGCTGCAGGAGCTGGCCGAGGAGCCGATGGTGCTGCTCGATCTGCCGCACAGCCGGGAGTACCTGCAGTCGATCCTGAGCGACGCCGGGGTGGCGCCGCGGGTACGGCATCGGACGAGCGGGTACGAGACGGTGCGGGCCCTGGTGGCTTCCGGGCACGGGTTCGCGTTGCTCAACCAGCGACCGCCGGCGGACACCACTTACGCCGGCGCGAGCGTGGTGCCGCTGACGCTGACCGACGACGTGCCGTCGCTGGAGATCGTGCTCGCGACCATGCGCGGGGTGCGGCTTACCCGGCGGGCGCACGAATTCCGGGAGCTGTGCCGCGCGATGTACTCGCAATAGCGGCGCGGGCGAACCCGCGCCGCCCTCTCGCTGCTCAGTAGTTCTGGTACCCGCGCTGGATCGCGATGTGGTCCGCCACGAATTTCGCGTCGTGCCACACCCCCCAGATGAAGCTCGACCCGCGCCGCGCCAGCCACGGCAGGCCGATGAAGTACACGCCTGGCTCCACGGACACGCCGCGACGATGCCGGGGCCGCCCGTTTTCGTCGAACGCGTCGACCTGAAGCCAGCTGTAGTCGACGGCGAACCCGGTCGCCCAGACGATCGAGGTCACTCCGGCGGCGGCCAAATCCAGCTCCAGCACCGGATCGGTGACGCACGCCGGATCCGGGCCCAGCTCGCGGGCGGACGGTTCCTCGGGCAGGTCGAGCCCGTTGCGAGCCGCGTAGGCGTCGGCTTCGGCAAGCAGGGCAAGGTAATTCTCGTCGCCCGCCGCGATGTTCTTCGCCAGGTCGGTCGCGAAGGTGAGCTTGCCGTCGGCGTACGCGCCGGTCATGCCGACGAGCGTGATCCCGAGCCCGGCCAGCGCGCGGAAGTCCACCGTGTGCCCGCCGCGCGCGCCGCTCACCGCGATGGTCACGTGTTCCGCTCCGGCGGGCGGCGTTTCGGCGTCCCACTTGCCCAGAACGCCGAGCCACCAGCAGAAATCGCGATCGCGGTAGCTGCGCGGCGGACGGTCGTGCGGGCCGACGGACAGGTACACCTCGCGCCCGGAACGGCGGAGTTCCTCGGCGATCTGCACCCCCGACGAACCCGCGCCGACGACCAGCACCGCGCCTTCGGGCAGCTGCCGCGGGTTCCGGTAGCCGCTGGAGTGCAGCTGCACCGGACCGGCGTCGGCGGGCACGATCGGCGGGATCACCGGACGCTGGAACGGGCCCGTCGCCGCGATCACGAAGCGGGCGTCGACAGCGCCTTCCGAGGTTTCGACGCGGAATCCGGGCCGGCCCTCGTGCCGCCGGACCGACGTGACCTCGACCCCGGTGCGGATCGGCGCGGCGATTTTTTCCGCGTATGCCTCGAAATAATCCGCGACCTGGTCCTTCGACGCGAATTCGTGCGGCGCCACGTCCGGGAATTCCAAGCCGGGGAACCGGTCGTGCCACGCGGGGCCGTTCGCGACGAGCGAGTCCCACCGTTCCGAGCGCCAGCGTTCGGCGATCCGGTTCCGTTCCAGGACCAGGTGCGGCACGCCGCACTCGCTCAGGTGCTCGCTCATCGCCAGGCCGGCCTGTCCCCCGCCCACGACGAGGGCCTCCACCTGTTCGCTCGACATCCCAGACCTCCGCTCCGGCTCCGGCGCGGTTCGGCGCCGTCTCCCGGATCCTCACGGCCCGCCCTGCCCGTGTCCAACAGATGTTTCCGGCACTCAAGATCTGATTTGCCGATGCAGACTGCATTGATCCAACAGATGCATTGGTCCGGAAACATCTACTGGACAGAACCTCGGCGGCGCGGTCAGGCTGAGGCGTCCGACGACCGCCGCACGGAAGGCCCCGCAGTGACTGTCCACCGTCGCATCCGCCCGTTCAACACGCGGGACACCTACCCGGAGCAGAACCTCGACAACGACCTGTGCCAGGCCGTCGTCGCCAACGGCACGGTCTACGTCCGCGGCCAGATCGGGCAGGACCTCGACACGAGCGAATCGGTCGGGATCGGCGACGTCGCCGCGCAGGCCGAGCGGGCGATGGCGAACATCGAAATGCTGCTCGAAGAAGCGGGCAGCCGGATGGAACACCTGGTCAAGCTCACGATCTACCTGGTCGACCCGCGCTACCGCGAGGCCGTCTACCGCACCGTCGGGCGCTGGACCAAGGGCGTGCACCCGATCTCGACCGGCGTGGTCGTGTCCGCGCTCGCCCGGCCGGAATGGCTGTGCGAAATCGACGCCGTCGCGGTGATCCCGGAGGAGGAGAAGTGACCTTTTCGATCGTCGCCCGCGACACGTCCGGCGGCGCCGTCCGGTTCGGCATCGCGGCCAGTTCGTCCAGTCCGGCGGTCGTCGCCCGCGTCGCGCACCTGCGCCCCGGCCTCGGCGCGGCGGCCTCGCAGAACATCACCGACCCGCGGCTCGGCGGACGGCTGCTGGACCGGCTCGCCGAGCACCGGGACCCGGAGAAAGCACTGGCCGAGGTCACGTCGACAGCGGAGCACATCGAGTACCGGCAGCTGACCGTGCTCGGCACCAGCGGACCCGGTTTCGCTTACAGCGGCTCGAAAACTCTCGGCACCCACGGGTCGGCGACGGCGGACGGCGTGGTCGCGGCGGGCAACATGCTGGCCGGCGACCACATCCCGCAGTCCATGGTGGACGCTTTCGCCTCCGCG
The nucleotide sequence above comes from Amycolatopsis sp. AA4. Encoded proteins:
- a CDS encoding DUF2382 domain-containing protein, which produces MVRAIQPQDLVDSTVMDNSGSKIGKVGTVYLADDTRRPEWVTVKTGLFGQKESFVPLSGAGLEKDGLHVQVAKDQVSDAPRIDAEGHLSEKESVELYKYYGLPTPRSGDSPTTQNRGRDAAAGGMAGGAAGRGREAAMGGTEGRGRPAGQETAAAKGGRHDASGTGDVVRSEERLRVGTEQVETGHVRLRKYVVTEDQQVTVPVTHEEVRVEREPITDAKAAGRAEIGEAEQDVVLHAEKPVVQKETVPVERVRLGTEQVTEEQTVQGKVRKEQIDIDDDTRRGKKS
- the erm gene encoding 23S ribosomal RNA methyltransferase Erm is translated as MSAQSFGGRHELGQNFLADPAVIAAVCTAAARTTGPLVELAAGDGALTVPLSRTGRPLTAVELDPRRARRLAQRTGGHVQVVRGDLLRHRLPDVPHTVVGNLPFHLTTATLRRLFRQPHWELAVLLVQWEVARRRAGIGGASQMTAAWWPWFEFAVPARVPAHAFRPRPAVDGGILVISRRPVPLVEDRAEYQEFVREVFTGRGRGLGGILPRTGRLSTRAARTWLARQRLSPQALPRELTAEQWASLWELVR
- a CDS encoding aldehyde dehydrogenase family protein, with the protein product MNHGDWVHEAAQVRPRTAAFVDGDWLEAKSGKTFADVNPATGHPVAHVAECGPDEIDAAVAAARQAFEDGRWSRLAAAERKKRLLNLADLISAHGRELALCDTLDVGRPISDTFGQDVPATAECFAWYAEALDKRYDEVAPTPPGNFAAIRRVPLGVVGAVVPWNFPLDVAAWKLAPALAAGNSVVLKPAEQSPLSALRLAELAAEAGIPDGVLNVVPGFGETAGQALGRHPDVDVLAFTGSTPVGGLFLRYAGESNLKQVWLECGGKSPVAVFADADLDAAADLVAFGFCANSGQVCSATTRLLVQAPVADEFLARLRDKVAAWVPGDPLDPATKLGPMIDEDAAARVLAAVEASSGTVVAGGTRRGAFLDPTVVTGLAADDPLVAEELFGPVLATQVFETEAEAIRLANDTPYGLAASIWTRDLARAHRVSDGIHAGTVSVNTVDALSTATPFGGFKQSGFGRDLSLHSFDKYTGLKTVWTAYA
- a CDS encoding TetR/AcrR family transcriptional regulator; amino-acid sequence: MARPKDQAKRRDELVAAAARAIRKRGLAGLRVRDVAEEAGLSAGSVSYYYPDLDDLLFELHRDAVDRFYWARARAAEAEDDPVRRLVRLVDAGLPAAEGDALSRVLYEMHVHAARNPAHAVLMTALWDREVSLYSAALAHGQDTGEFQLRSPAADIAANAVALEDAYGLHLAGHNTSLSAARTRELLLGYLAAETGRDLGQA
- a CDS encoding LysR substrate-binding domain-containing protein; this translates as MSEPSFTLVQLRYFEAAARHLSMTAASKELMVSQSAVSTAIAQLEKEMGVQFLLRHHARGLSLTTAGEEFYKRVLDFLAHGAELVETARQSGTDLVGTLTVGCFTTLAPFRLPSLLAEFEARHPRVHVSLREGEHKALKSALRAGETELAMLYGYDLDDDIDREVVGTAAPYALVSEDHRLARRKSRKVSLQELAEEPMVLLDLPHSREYLQSILSDAGVAPRVRHRTSGYETVRALVASGHGFALLNQRPPADTTYAGASVVPLTLTDDVPSLEIVLATMRGVRLTRRAHEFRELCRAMYSQ
- a CDS encoding NAD(P)/FAD-dependent oxidoreductase codes for the protein MSSEQVEALVVGGGQAGLAMSEHLSECGVPHLVLERNRIAERWRSERWDSLVANGPAWHDRFPGLEFPDVAPHEFASKDQVADYFEAYAEKIAAPIRTGVEVTSVRRHEGRPGFRVETSEGAVDARFVIAATGPFQRPVIPPIVPADAGPVQLHSSGYRNPRQLPEGAVLVVGAGSSGVQIAEELRRSGREVYLSVGPHDRPPRSYRDRDFCWWLGVLGKWDAETPPAGAEHVTIAVSGARGGHTVDFRALAGLGITLVGMTGAYADGKLTFATDLAKNIAAGDENYLALLAEADAYAARNGLDLPEEPSARELGPDPACVTDPVLELDLAAAGVTSIVWATGFAVDYSWLQVDAFDENGRPRHRRGVSVEPGVYFIGLPWLARRGSSFIWGVWHDAKFVADHIAIQRGYQNY
- a CDS encoding RidA family protein, with amino-acid sequence MTVHRRIRPFNTRDTYPEQNLDNDLCQAVVANGTVYVRGQIGQDLDTSESVGIGDVAAQAERAMANIEMLLEEAGSRMEHLVKLTIYLVDPRYREAVYRTVGRWTKGVHPISTGVVVSALARPEWLCEIDAVAVIPEEEK
- a CDS encoding DUF1028 domain-containing protein; this encodes MTFSIVARDTSGGAVRFGIAASSSSPAVVARVAHLRPGLGAAASQNITDPRLGGRLLDRLAEHRDPEKALAEVTSTAEHIEYRQLTVLGTSGPGFAYSGSKTLGTHGSATADGVVAAGNMLAGDHIPQSMVDAFASATGELEQRLLAAMRAGLAAGGEEGPVRSAGLVVVSAADWPVTDLRVDWADEPIGQLAELLDVWLPQRDDYVTRGLNPAAAPSYGVPGDE